The proteins below are encoded in one region of Gemmatimonadota bacterium:
- a CDS encoding ATP-binding protein, giving the protein MNPRRSLRQELITAFTLVFAGALLVAVVGVRLISTATSDPNVALTYVVALIVADLIIFLMFGRRLIRERVLEPIDEVVGGVEAIAGGTYEERVPTDGPEELSRLAGSVNEMAERLISHQMDLAENVRSLEDTNRELTMARNELIQSEKMASVGRLSAGIAHEVGNPLGAIMGYLGVVRKRSDAETRQLLESAEGEARRIDRIMRGLLDYGRPREVTPQTLDVRPVVADAVDLIRAQGKFEDIDVETVLADDAPAVRADPYRLQQVLVNLLLNAVHALQARPRRSLRVVVEEEVLAHPEHKPFRRHDDLPGIDYSHRRRFHERPRVPAERDFPEDRVVRIDVEDTGSGIAPELVDTIFEPFTTTKEPGEGTGLGLAVAARLIDAMEGTIRVHSTLGEGTRFTILLPEALDSDEGGMTAADDDEARAARVEGERS; this is encoded by the coding sequence GTGAACCCTCGACGATCTCTTCGCCAGGAACTGATCACCGCGTTCACGCTCGTGTTCGCGGGGGCGCTGCTCGTGGCGGTTGTGGGCGTGCGGCTGATCTCCACCGCGACGAGCGATCCGAACGTGGCGCTGACCTACGTGGTCGCATTGATCGTGGCCGACCTGATAATCTTTTTGATGTTCGGCCGGAGGCTCATCCGCGAGCGGGTTCTGGAGCCGATCGACGAAGTGGTAGGGGGCGTGGAGGCGATCGCGGGTGGGACCTACGAAGAGCGTGTGCCGACCGACGGGCCCGAGGAACTATCGCGGCTTGCCGGTTCCGTGAACGAGATGGCCGAGCGCCTCATCAGCCACCAGATGGACCTGGCCGAGAATGTCCGCTCCCTGGAGGACACCAACCGCGAGTTGACCATGGCGCGCAACGAGCTCATCCAGTCGGAGAAGATGGCGTCGGTCGGTCGATTGTCGGCCGGCATCGCGCACGAGGTCGGCAATCCGCTGGGCGCCATCATGGGATACCTGGGAGTCGTCAGGAAGCGTAGCGACGCCGAGACGCGGCAGCTTCTCGAGTCCGCCGAGGGCGAAGCTCGCCGCATCGACCGGATCATGCGGGGACTCCTCGACTACGGCAGGCCTCGCGAAGTCACCCCCCAGACCCTGGACGTGCGTCCCGTGGTCGCCGACGCTGTCGACCTGATCCGCGCCCAGGGCAAGTTCGAGGATATCGATGTGGAGACCGTGCTCGCCGACGATGCTCCCGCCGTGCGGGCTGATCCCTACCGGCTCCAGCAGGTGCTCGTGAACCTGCTCCTGAACGCGGTGCACGCGCTGCAGGCGCGCCCCCGGAGGTCGCTGCGCGTGGTGGTGGAAGAGGAGGTTCTGGCGCATCCCGAGCACAAGCCCTTTCGCAGGCACGATGACCTGCCGGGGATCGACTACTCTCACAGGCGGCGGTTCCACGAGCGTCCCAGGGTGCCCGCGGAAAGGGACTTTCCGGAGGACAGGGTCGTGCGCATAGACGTGGAGGACACCGGATCCGGGATTGCCCCGGAGCTCGTCGACACCATCTTCGAGCCGTTCACGACGACCAAGGAGCCGGGCGAGGGCACGGGCCTCGGGCTGGCGGTCGCGGCGCGGCTGATCGATGCGATGGAGGGCACCATCCGGGTGCACAGCACGCTCGGCGAGGGTACGCGGTTTACGATCCTGTTGCCGGAAGCGTTGGACAGCGACGAGGGCGGCATGACCGCCGCCGATGACGACGAGGCGCGCGCCGCGCGTGTGGAGGGGGAGCGATCGTGA
- a CDS encoding sigma-54 dependent transcriptional regulator, with translation MKILVIDDEPGLRQTVSLVLSEEGYQVNAASDGEEGLVRAEELEPDIILCDVRMPRLPGIEFLERYRASGGTALVIVMTAYGSTELAIEAMKKGAYDYLPKPFAADQLVLTLKKAQERESLRKEVRRLRKEVRAERQFGEIIARSPAMTRALATAAKVARHPSPVLVTGETGTGKELVARLIHTESERADAPFLAINCGAIPENLLESELYGHVKGAFTGADRDKVGLFEEADGGTVFLDEIGDMPLSLQVKLLRTLQEGEVRRVGDARTRTVDVRVVSATNKNLEKEIKEEAFRRDLFYRLAVVVIHLAPLRQRKEEIPLLIKHFVERYSDKLSVDVDGVDGQAMELLQAYTWPGNVRELENSVERALVLTEGPKISAEDLPEQIRSPVRAFDEPDLLEDELSVKKHGAALERRLIKKALERTGGNKTRAAELLELSSRALLYKIRDYGLN, from the coding sequence GTGAAGATCCTGGTCATAGACGACGAGCCGGGGCTGCGCCAGACGGTGTCGCTCGTATTGAGCGAAGAGGGATATCAGGTCAACGCTGCCTCGGACGGCGAAGAGGGCCTCGTGCGGGCCGAAGAGCTCGAGCCGGACATCATCCTGTGTGATGTCCGCATGCCCAGGCTTCCCGGGATCGAGTTCCTGGAGCGTTACCGGGCTTCAGGGGGCACCGCCCTCGTAATCGTCATGACCGCCTACGGGAGCACCGAGCTGGCAATCGAGGCGATGAAGAAGGGCGCCTACGACTACCTGCCGAAGCCGTTCGCGGCCGACCAACTGGTCCTGACTCTCAAGAAGGCTCAGGAGCGGGAGTCGCTCAGAAAAGAGGTGCGTCGCCTGCGCAAGGAAGTGCGCGCCGAGCGGCAGTTCGGTGAGATCATCGCGCGCTCGCCGGCGATGACCCGGGCGCTCGCCACGGCGGCCAAGGTTGCGAGGCATCCTTCGCCGGTGTTGGTGACCGGCGAGACCGGTACCGGCAAGGAGCTGGTCGCCCGGCTGATCCACACGGAGAGCGAGCGCGCCGACGCTCCGTTCCTGGCGATCAACTGCGGCGCGATCCCGGAGAACCTGTTGGAGTCCGAGCTCTACGGTCACGTCAAGGGCGCCTTCACCGGCGCCGACCGCGACAAGGTGGGGTTATTCGAGGAGGCCGACGGAGGCACCGTTTTCCTGGACGAGATCGGCGACATGCCGCTCTCGCTTCAGGTCAAGCTCCTGCGCACGCTGCAGGAGGGGGAGGTCCGCCGCGTTGGTGACGCGCGCACGCGCACGGTCGACGTGCGCGTCGTGTCTGCGACGAACAAGAACCTCGAGAAGGAGATCAAGGAAGAGGCCTTTCGTAGGGATCTCTTCTATCGGCTGGCGGTCGTGGTCATCCACCTCGCGCCGCTGCGTCAGCGCAAGGAGGAGATTCCCCTGCTGATCAAGCACTTCGTCGAACGGTATTCGGACAAGCTGAGTGTCGACGTCGACGGAGTCGACGGGCAGGCGATGGAGCTGCTGCAGGCCTATACCTGGCCCGGTAACGTGCGCGAGCTGGAGAACTCGGTCGAGCGCGCGCTCGTCTTGACGGAGGGGCCGAAAATCTCCGCCGAGGATCTGCCTGAGCAGATTCGATCGCCGGTGAGGGCGTTCGACGAGCCGGACCTGCTCGAGGACGAGCTGTCCGTCAAGAAGCACGGCGCCGCGCTGGAGCGCCGGCTGATCAAGAAGGCGTTGGAGCGCACGGGCGGCAACAAGACCCGCGCCGCCGAGCTGCTGGAATTGAGCTCTCGGGCCCTCCTGTACAAGATCCGCGACTACGGGTTGAACTGA
- a CDS encoding prepilin-type N-terminal cleavage/methylation domain-containing protein has protein sequence MNVNLKHRSGFTLIEVLATLAVLLVLTGIAGGGARGLSERARVRGARDATAALISLARAEAPARSGAHVEVDLGTGRVVVRAGRPPPAAGPDIAALDLRERFGVSLDSRGRAEGAVYLIFDPYGIGRVASRTLRFTRGAYSAGLTVSSYGRVVRW, from the coding sequence ATGAACGTCAATCTCAAGCACCGTTCCGGTTTCACCCTCATCGAGGTGCTGGCCACCCTCGCCGTGCTGCTCGTGCTCACGGGCATCGCCGGAGGCGGCGCGCGCGGCCTCTCGGAACGCGCCCGCGTGCGGGGGGCGCGCGACGCCACCGCGGCGCTGATCAGCCTGGCCCGGGCCGAGGCACCGGCGCGCAGCGGGGCGCACGTCGAGGTGGACCTCGGTACCGGTCGCGTCGTCGTTCGCGCCGGTAGGCCACCGCCCGCCGCCGGACCGGACATCGCCGCGCTCGACCTGCGAGAGCGCTTCGGGGTCAGCCTCGACAGTCGCGGCCGCGCGGAGGGCGCCGTCTACCTGATCTTCGACCCATACGGGATCGGCCGGGTGGCGAGTCGCACCCTGCGCTTCACGCGCGGCGCGTACAGCGCGGGCCTGACCGTGTCGTCGTACGGCAGGGTGGTACGATGGTGA
- a CDS encoding prepilin-type N-terminal cleavage/methylation domain-containing protein: MVTSRHGFTLAEVLVALLLISFGALGLAAMAAQVTRSTRRSLEIERAVARASWVMDSLLSVPPVSAGSDRAGDLRIEWSPAATGVLLTRVLDRTDNPLVSLYAREGLPLPDPPVGAGPR; this comes from the coding sequence ATGGTGACGTCGCGCCACGGGTTTACCCTCGCCGAGGTGCTGGTCGCGCTTCTGCTCATTTCTTTCGGGGCGCTCGGCCTCGCCGCGATGGCGGCGCAGGTGACGCGCTCCACCCGGCGGTCGCTCGAGATCGAGCGCGCGGTGGCGCGAGCGTCGTGGGTCATGGACTCTCTGCTCTCGGTCCCGCCCGTCAGCGCGGGCTCGGACCGTGCCGGGGACCTCCGCATCGAGTGGTCTCCGGCCGCGACGGGCGTGCTGCTCACGAGGGTCCTCGACCGAACCGACAACCCGCTCGTCTCCCTCTACGCCCGCGAAGGCTTGCCCCTGCCCGACCCGCCCGTCGGGGCTGGCCCCCGATGA
- a CDS encoding prepilin-type N-terminal cleavage/methylation domain-containing protein, with the protein MMRNRTGFTVIELLITMVIGSVLATIVSQGVGSYMRRRSLDDSRAAVIHMAARARSLAMERGSASLSIDPDLDTVTLVQGTDTVDVLLIETDYGADLTAAQPLTVCYSPRGFALAACTNFTANQTLQLTFHNESANLLLRPLGQVEVM; encoded by the coding sequence ATGATGAGAAATCGAACGGGCTTCACGGTGATCGAACTGCTGATCACGATGGTCATCGGTAGCGTGCTGGCCACCATCGTTTCGCAGGGCGTGGGCTCTTACATGCGGCGCCGATCGCTGGACGACAGCCGCGCGGCGGTCATCCACATGGCGGCCCGTGCCCGTTCGTTGGCCATGGAGCGAGGCTCCGCTTCGCTGAGCATCGATCCCGACCTGGACACAGTCACGCTCGTGCAGGGCACCGACACCGTCGATGTCCTGCTGATCGAGACGGACTACGGCGCGGACCTCACGGCCGCGCAGCCGCTCACGGTGTGCTATTCGCCCCGTGGCTTCGCGCTGGCCGCGTGCACGAATTTCACGGCCAACCAGACGCTGCAGCTGACCTTCCACAACGAGTCGGCGAATCTTCTGCTACGTCCGCTTGGTCAAGTGGAGGTGATGTGA
- a CDS encoding prepilin-type N-terminal cleavage/methylation domain-containing protein, whose amino-acid sequence MNAPRPSRDGFTIIELVIALAVLSIGLLAMASVMGTLVMQTRASDIRTERAFAVQQTVERLRAVSLSTIDDRAEADAMSVGSYAVWWSTADATSLKRQMEIFTKGPGFVPGDGFMDAKLDTFRVTLARID is encoded by the coding sequence GTGAACGCGCCTCGTCCGAGCCGCGACGGCTTCACGATAATCGAGCTGGTCATCGCGCTGGCCGTTCTCTCGATCGGCCTTCTCGCGATGGCTTCCGTGATGGGCACGCTGGTCATGCAGACCCGCGCCTCGGACATACGCACGGAGCGCGCGTTCGCGGTCCAGCAGACCGTGGAGAGGCTGCGAGCGGTGTCGTTGTCGACCATCGACGACCGGGCCGAGGCCGACGCCATGTCGGTGGGGAGCTACGCCGTCTGGTGGAGCACCGCGGACGCCACCTCGCTCAAGCGTCAGATGGAGATTTTCACGAAGGGTCCGGGCTTCGTGCCGGGCGACGGCTTCATGGACGCCAAGCTGGACACCTTTCGGGTCACCCTCGCTCGGATCGACTGA
- a CDS encoding prepilin-type N-terminal cleavage/methylation domain-containing protein — translation MTSKLRRVLRGAWVKRAQAADGRAGFTVVELLVVSVLGAVVLGAVFQTLSIQNRTFQRQSATIAAQEASRTTLAVLSGELREVSSTGQDLVAATSNIVIMRVLRKFGFVCNAGPAGTVSVWELGQPYAVGDSVFVFSQGADLVDPDDDAWLAGEVTSVINGVGPTGCGITWPKETLSGMPDGDYDIATISVSSAVPLSNVGRGAPVRSFERVVYFRWELGGEAVLARWTPADGVIPLVGPLAPGGAGLKFEYFDTDGAQLGSGGGALAAAELEEVSFFTISVQGRQAAGSIEADGFYEDSLTVSVFLRNNDQSALN, via the coding sequence ATGACTTCCAAGCTGCGACGGGTCCTGAGGGGCGCCTGGGTGAAGCGCGCGCAAGCCGCCGATGGTCGTGCGGGGTTCACGGTGGTGGAGTTGCTGGTGGTGAGCGTCCTCGGCGCGGTGGTCCTCGGCGCCGTCTTCCAGACGCTGTCGATCCAGAACCGGACGTTTCAGCGGCAGAGCGCCACCATAGCCGCCCAGGAGGCGTCGCGCACGACGCTGGCCGTGCTCTCCGGCGAGCTGCGCGAGGTCAGCAGCACGGGCCAGGACCTGGTGGCCGCAACCTCCAACATCGTGATCATGCGGGTGCTCCGGAAATTCGGATTCGTGTGCAACGCGGGGCCCGCGGGCACCGTCTCCGTCTGGGAGCTGGGACAGCCGTACGCGGTGGGAGACAGCGTCTTCGTGTTCTCGCAGGGTGCGGACCTGGTCGATCCGGACGACGACGCCTGGCTGGCCGGGGAGGTTACGTCGGTCATAAACGGTGTCGGTCCGACGGGCTGCGGCATCACTTGGCCCAAGGAGACGCTGAGCGGCATGCCCGACGGGGATTACGACATAGCGACCATCAGCGTCAGTTCGGCGGTCCCGTTGTCGAACGTGGGGCGCGGCGCGCCGGTGAGAAGCTTCGAGCGAGTGGTCTACTTCCGCTGGGAGCTCGGCGGTGAGGCCGTGCTGGCTCGCTGGACGCCGGCCGACGGAGTGATCCCCCTCGTGGGCCCGCTCGCGCCCGGAGGGGCCGGCCTGAAATTCGAGTACTTCGACACGGATGGCGCACAACTGGGCAGCGGCGGTGGGGCGCTGGCGGCGGCCGAGCTGGAGGAGGTGTCCTTCTTCACCATTTCGGTCCAGGGCCGGCAGGCCGCGGGCAGCATCGAGGCCGACGGGTTCTACGAGGACTCGCTCACGGTTTCGGTCTTCCTGCGCAACAACGATCAAAGCGCCCTGAACTAG
- the pilM gene encoding type IV pilus assembly protein PilM: MAMFGRNRMSAGLDIGSGFIKLVVLDHSGDEPEVVRLTTSPLVPDAIVEGEIMDPILVTETLRSVLDGADLKKTDVVAAVGGHDVIIKRIQMDRMSEPDARDVIRWEAEQHVPFDMESVQLDFQILDPDGNGAQMDVLLVAAKRELIENRMGLLADADVAAKIVDIDAFALHNAFALNYPDGTAGLIALLNIGHETTNINLLQDGVPVLVRDIPFGSRRLREALQRERGMTAEAAEEAIQGHDGGVDLDAFVRARSEELAIGVERATAFVGAQSGGGQLGRVFMCGGGARVPGIVDAMGERLSVRTEIANPLQRLAIRPEILQSTNIEELAPMLMLPVGLALRKAA; the protein is encoded by the coding sequence ATGGCGATGTTCGGTCGTAACCGGATGTCCGCTGGCCTCGATATAGGCAGCGGATTCATCAAGCTTGTCGTCCTGGATCACTCGGGTGATGAGCCGGAGGTCGTGCGTCTGACCACGAGCCCGCTCGTGCCCGACGCGATCGTCGAGGGCGAGATCATGGATCCCATCCTCGTGACCGAAACGCTGCGCTCCGTGCTCGACGGCGCGGACCTCAAGAAGACCGACGTGGTCGCCGCGGTCGGCGGCCACGACGTGATCATCAAGAGGATCCAGATGGACCGCATGAGCGAGCCGGACGCGCGCGACGTGATCCGCTGGGAGGCGGAGCAGCACGTGCCCTTCGACATGGAGAGCGTGCAGCTCGATTTCCAGATCCTCGACCCGGACGGCAACGGCGCCCAGATGGACGTGCTGCTGGTGGCTGCCAAGCGTGAGCTGATCGAGAACCGGATGGGGCTGCTCGCCGACGCCGATGTAGCCGCCAAGATCGTCGACATCGACGCGTTCGCGCTGCACAACGCGTTCGCGTTGAACTATCCGGACGGAACTGCGGGCCTGATCGCGCTGCTGAACATCGGCCACGAGACCACCAACATCAACCTGCTCCAGGACGGCGTCCCGGTCCTCGTCCGTGACATCCCCTTCGGCTCGCGCCGGTTGCGTGAGGCGCTGCAGCGCGAACGGGGCATGACCGCCGAAGCCGCCGAGGAGGCAATCCAGGGCCACGACGGCGGCGTCGACCTGGACGCCTTCGTCAGGGCGCGCTCGGAGGAGCTGGCGATCGGCGTCGAGCGCGCCACCGCCTTCGTCGGCGCGCAGTCGGGTGGTGGGCAACTGGGACGCGTTTTCATGTGCGGGGGCGGAGCCCGCGTGCCGGGCATCGTCGACGCAATGGGAGAGCGACTGAGCGTTCGCACCGAGATCGCCAACCCGCTGCAACGCTTGGCGATTCGACCGGAAATCCTGCAGTCCACGAACATCGAGGAGCTAGCGCCGATGCTGATGCTCCCGGTGGGCCTGGCACTGCGCAAGGCAGCGTGA
- a CDS encoding PilN domain-containing protein, whose amino-acid sequence MAVAAAWIVAPLMLGWMFFGARGQRADLGVAIEEARQDSARFAQVIESNATLKARQDSIAEKLEIIQQIDAGRYVWPHVLDEVARALPEYTWLTDVTQTAGGPLPTFRLEGRTGTTFALTSFLQSLEGSPFVRDVRFESTEQVFEDERRLYEFTIAARYEEPASDLIETVPVFSGEDDVEPALVVADERSVAGAAGGR is encoded by the coding sequence GTGGCGGTCGCGGCCGCCTGGATCGTCGCTCCGCTGATGCTCGGCTGGATGTTCTTCGGAGCCCGCGGGCAGAGGGCGGACCTGGGGGTGGCCATCGAAGAGGCCCGCCAGGACAGCGCGCGGTTCGCGCAGGTCATTGAGTCGAACGCCACGCTGAAGGCCAGGCAGGACAGCATCGCCGAGAAGCTGGAAATCATCCAGCAAATCGACGCCGGGCGTTACGTGTGGCCGCACGTGCTCGATGAGGTCGCGCGCGCGCTGCCCGAGTACACGTGGCTGACCGATGTCACGCAGACCGCGGGGGGGCCGCTACCGACGTTCCGGTTGGAGGGTCGAACGGGCACCACCTTCGCGCTCACCAGCTTCCTGCAGTCGCTCGAAGGGTCGCCGTTCGTTCGGGATGTCCGCTTCGAGTCGACCGAGCAGGTGTTCGAAGACGAGCGGCGACTCTACGAGTTCACGATCGCCGCCAGGTACGAAGAGCCGGCGAGTGACCTGATCGAGACGGTGCCGGTCTTCAGCGGCGAGGACGACGTGGAACCGGCGTTGGTGGTGGCGGACGAAAGGTCCGTCGCCGGCGCCGCGGGGGGGAGGTAG
- the pilO gene encoding type 4a pilus biogenesis protein PilO, whose protein sequence is MPLLPQDPAKQKKLLAIMAPLLAMGGYWYFVHGKAAEEIDTMSQRLETMQAQNQSARTLASSGGAELERRLEIYEQYTGRLERLIPNRDEVPQLLSDISARAQQVGVDLALVRPETESRGPYYTRQTYEMGVTGKYHDVGLFLSEIGSLPRIITPIDLEVSALRAGPEEGADQVVEASFRIETYVLPRPGEVADSTGGGGDGRT, encoded by the coding sequence ATGCCATTGCTGCCGCAGGATCCGGCCAAACAGAAGAAGCTGCTCGCCATCATGGCGCCGCTCCTGGCGATGGGTGGGTACTGGTACTTCGTCCACGGCAAGGCGGCCGAAGAGATCGACACGATGTCGCAGCGCCTGGAGACCATGCAGGCGCAGAACCAGTCCGCGCGCACGCTGGCCAGCAGCGGTGGCGCGGAGCTGGAGCGTCGTCTTGAGATCTACGAGCAGTACACGGGGCGTCTGGAGCGGCTCATTCCGAACCGCGACGAGGTGCCACAACTCCTCTCTGACATCTCCGCACGGGCCCAGCAGGTCGGGGTAGACCTCGCGCTGGTGAGGCCCGAGACGGAGTCGAGAGGCCCGTACTACACGCGCCAGACGTACGAAATGGGCGTGACGGGCAAGTATCACGATGTAGGACTGTTCCTGAGCGAGATAGGATCGCTGCCGCGGATTATCACGCCGATCGACCTCGAGGTGTCCGCGCTGCGTGCGGGGCCCGAGGAGGGCGCCGACCAGGTGGTGGAGGCGTCTTTCAGGATCGAGACGTACGTGTTGCCGCGGCCAGGGGAGGTTGCGGATTCGACGGGGGGTGGGGGCGATGGACGCACGTAG
- a CDS encoding secretin N-terminal domain-containing protein → MNAAISLLLALTAVASAPLMAHELPVSHEAAVDVRGLRILSAGDRTVVEIDVDGPADPADYLLHGPARLVVDVPGARHALPAYRFPGIDRGGVLGVRTSQFKPDVVRVVIELQAAVEYAVERREGLIRLSFANPGAEFDAWEVGAVGEPSAGERIGRPGPRVETAAVAEPVIPRAQQEPRITVIFEDEPIRSVIATFSAFSGRSIVVGSQVDGTVDASINDQPWDVALQAILRTHGLEARETESGIIRVDKLEELRRVETLEETVTRQFRIKYASVDSIAPSIEPLLSDSGRISKSGNTNSLIVTDRSSVVERIAPIIEQLDVRTPQVTVAAKIIFVDRTAIEELGIVYDIKDSQGNQLNQVTPGFLDSDGDGVLEQNEQTNDDVVLLGGSSIAALANANNRVTSPALQILTSLVLGRHTLVGFLEALQQLNLTDIQAVPSIRTMDNRTARVQVGERTPIRVLDAQAQGGDGGPRATVNLEETGVILEITPHVTGNQVLLEIHAERSNIALAPSDIGVTFQTQEADTQVLLEDGETAVISGLTLIEKTQVRTGIPLLMDLPVLGALFRTTQERENKRDLLIMVTPYIEQANAL, encoded by the coding sequence ATGAACGCGGCCATCTCGCTTTTGCTGGCGCTGACGGCGGTCGCTTCGGCGCCGCTGATGGCGCACGAGTTACCGGTATCGCACGAAGCCGCGGTGGATGTGCGGGGCCTGCGGATCCTGTCCGCGGGGGACCGCACCGTCGTGGAGATCGACGTTGATGGACCCGCCGATCCCGCCGACTATCTGCTGCACGGCCCGGCCCGTTTGGTCGTCGATGTGCCTGGAGCTCGCCACGCTCTGCCCGCGTACCGGTTCCCCGGAATCGATAGGGGCGGCGTGCTGGGCGTGCGCACGAGCCAGTTCAAGCCGGACGTCGTGCGCGTAGTCATCGAGCTGCAGGCCGCCGTCGAGTACGCGGTCGAGCGCAGGGAAGGCCTGATTCGCCTGAGCTTCGCGAACCCCGGCGCCGAGTTCGACGCCTGGGAGGTCGGGGCCGTGGGCGAGCCGTCGGCCGGCGAGCGCATTGGGCGTCCCGGCCCCCGCGTCGAGACGGCGGCGGTGGCCGAGCCGGTGATCCCGCGCGCTCAGCAGGAGCCGCGCATCACCGTGATATTCGAGGACGAGCCCATCCGGAGCGTCATCGCGACCTTCTCGGCGTTCTCGGGTCGGAGCATCGTGGTCGGCTCGCAGGTCGACGGGACCGTCGACGCCAGCATCAACGATCAGCCCTGGGACGTGGCACTGCAGGCGATCCTGCGCACGCACGGACTCGAAGCCCGCGAGACCGAGAGCGGCATCATCCGGGTCGACAAGCTCGAGGAGCTGCGCAGGGTCGAAACCCTCGAGGAGACGGTCACGCGCCAGTTCCGCATCAAGTACGCGAGCGTGGACTCGATCGCCCCGTCGATCGAGCCGCTGCTTTCCGATAGCGGGCGCATCTCCAAGAGCGGCAACACCAACTCGCTCATCGTGACTGATCGCTCGAGCGTGGTGGAGCGGATAGCGCCGATCATTGAGCAACTAGACGTCCGGACTCCGCAGGTCACCGTGGCGGCCAAGATCATCTTCGTCGACCGGACGGCCATCGAGGAGCTGGGCATCGTCTACGACATCAAGGATTCCCAGGGCAATCAGCTCAACCAGGTGACCCCGGGCTTCCTCGACTCCGACGGCGACGGGGTGCTGGAGCAGAACGAGCAGACCAACGACGATGTAGTGCTGCTCGGTGGGTCCTCGATCGCCGCGCTGGCCAACGCGAACAACCGCGTAACGTCGCCGGCGCTGCAGATCCTCACCTCGCTCGTGCTGGGTCGACACACGCTGGTGGGCTTCCTCGAGGCGCTGCAACAGCTGAACCTGACCGACATCCAGGCCGTTCCCTCCATCCGGACGATGGACAACCGTACCGCCCGCGTGCAGGTCGGCGAGCGCACGCCCATCCGGGTGCTGGACGCCCAGGCGCAAGGCGGCGACGGTGGTCCGCGGGCGACGGTCAATCTGGAAGAGACCGGCGTCATCCTCGAGATCACGCCCCACGTGACCGGCAATCAGGTGCTGCTGGAGATTCACGCGGAGCGCAGCAACATAGCGCTGGCGCCGTCCGACATCGGCGTCACGTTCCAGACGCAGGAAGCCGACACGCAAGTCCTCCTGGAGGACGGCGAGACGGCTGTGATCAGCGGCCTGACGCTGATCGAGAAGACGCAAGTGCGCACGGGCATCCCGCTTCTCATGGACCTCCCCGTCCTGGGTGCGCTGTTCCGGACCACGCAGGAGCGCGAGAACAAGCGCGATCTGCTGATCATGGTCACGCCCTATATCGAACAAGCGAATGCTCTATGA